From Astyanax mexicanus isolate ESR-SI-001 chromosome 16, AstMex3_surface, whole genome shotgun sequence, one genomic window encodes:
- the si:ch211-117l17.5 gene encoding regulator of G-protein signaling 21 isoform X1, with protein sequence MTGLISEPLIKHFSMDRDDRKRSKNLGKNFMCRLQCMFSRSSAPESRLSLEDTQQWSQSLERLLESKYGLATFRTFLKSEFSDENIEFWLTCEDYKKIRSSFRMTSRAKKIYEQFVKAESPKEINIDYHTREQIKRNVKSPTAQCFDEAQKIVYGLMERDSYPRFLRSEMYRTLLDSLAVDAAHG encoded by the exons ATGACCGGCCTAATCTCCGAGCCTCTCATAAAGCATTTCAGCATGGACAGGGATGATCGCAAGAGAAGCAAGAACCT AGGAAAAAACTTCATGTGCCGACTACAGTGCATGTTCTCCCGTTCATCTGCTCCGGAGAG CAGGCTAAGCTTAGAGGACACGCAACAATGGTCCCAGTCTTTGGAGAGACTCCTCGAATCCAAAT aTGGACTAGCGACGTTCCGCACCTTCCTCAAGTCCGAATTCAGCGACGAAAACATCGAGTTCTGGTTGACATGTGAGGACTACAAGAAAATCCGGTCGTCTTTCAGGATGACATCGAGGGCGAAGAAGATCTACGAGCAGTTTGTTAAAGCGGAGTCTCCAAAAGAG ATAAACATTGACTACCACACAAGGGAGCAAATCAAGCGGAACGTGAAGAGCCCAACAGCCCAGTGTTTCGACGAGGCCCAGAAGATTGTGTACGGGCTCATGGAGCGCGACTCTTACCCCAGGTTTCTGAGGTCAGAGATGTACAGAACTCTTCTGGACTCCCTCGCTGTGGATGCTGCACATGGATGA
- the si:ch211-117l17.5 gene encoding regulator of G-protein signaling 21 isoform X2: MTGLISEPLIKHFSMDRDDRKRSKNLGKNFMCRLQCMFSRSSAPERLSLEDTQQWSQSLERLLESKYGLATFRTFLKSEFSDENIEFWLTCEDYKKIRSSFRMTSRAKKIYEQFVKAESPKEINIDYHTREQIKRNVKSPTAQCFDEAQKIVYGLMERDSYPRFLRSEMYRTLLDSLAVDAAHG, encoded by the exons ATGACCGGCCTAATCTCCGAGCCTCTCATAAAGCATTTCAGCATGGACAGGGATGATCGCAAGAGAAGCAAGAACCT AGGAAAAAACTTCATGTGCCGACTACAGTGCATGTTCTCCCGTTCATCTGCTCCGGAGAG GCTAAGCTTAGAGGACACGCAACAATGGTCCCAGTCTTTGGAGAGACTCCTCGAATCCAAAT aTGGACTAGCGACGTTCCGCACCTTCCTCAAGTCCGAATTCAGCGACGAAAACATCGAGTTCTGGTTGACATGTGAGGACTACAAGAAAATCCGGTCGTCTTTCAGGATGACATCGAGGGCGAAGAAGATCTACGAGCAGTTTGTTAAAGCGGAGTCTCCAAAAGAG ATAAACATTGACTACCACACAAGGGAGCAAATCAAGCGGAACGTGAAGAGCCCAACAGCCCAGTGTTTCGACGAGGCCCAGAAGATTGTGTACGGGCTCATGGAGCGCGACTCTTACCCCAGGTTTCTGAGGTCAGAGATGTACAGAACTCTTCTGGACTCCCTCGCTGTGGATGCTGCACATGGATGA